In Carassius carassius chromosome 14, fCarCar2.1, whole genome shotgun sequence, the genomic stretch CCGATTTATGAAAACCAGGTATGCTAATTTCTATACCAcctaattttgaaaaataaagctAGAAATAATGACTGACACTTAAGTCAAGATAAAGCACATGATTGGTTCCAGCCTTGACAGATAAAAGCAAtttttgatttgaagcaaaaactatGTCATTGCTTTTTTTATCATAAAGAGAGACAGATTCATGGATAATGTAATTGCTTATGAAATAAAAGCCTCCGTCCACTCGGGGACCAGAGATTTAGAACAGGAGCATGATAGTATGACTTCTCTAACCTTGATGCTGGACGAACTGATCACATTCAACAAACTTTCCTCATATGTTATGGCATGCAGAGAATTATAGGTCAATTTAGGCTCGGTCAGTGAGACGACCCTCGTCAAACAACCCCTGTTCCACCATCCTTCCTCTCTAGAAGTTGACCTTTACGATTTTTCTTGCAAGGAGAGCAGACTCTATATTGCAATGATGTGTGCTCGTAGTGTGGTCAATCCTCATGTTGTGCTGGATGGGCACTCATGTGTAGTGATGCTTGCAGGGCCCATCCTGTGACTCTGGGGCATATGGACTCTACTGCCCATTTCCCTGGGGCATTATTGCCATGCTGATTTACTACCAGTGAAGGACAATCATCAGAGACCAAATTATACCCCAATcacagtgtgtgagtgtttgttcaTGGTCTTTAGGTTAAAGTAATGAAGGGTGAAAACCTCTATAGACAATCAATTACCTTACAATTAGTATTGTTTTAACTATCATTTCTTATTTTAGTAGGttgcataaaaatataaacatccaaatacaaataaattggaAAAGGAGTCATGCATAATCATATTTGTCCATGTCGCACTGACAGCTTTTGACATATTGCCCCGTATTCAAGAAATGGGATTTGCGTTGTTTGGAAGTGAGAACCACTTATCTTTAACATTAAAGGTAATAGATCTCCAGGGTGAGATTTTTATCGACATTTCTCATTACCAACCTATTGGTGTTTATAGCGCCGGTCATAAATGGCTCCCTGTGGTGCTGTGTTTTATGAAGAGATCAGCTGTCAGGGAATATGCGTTCAAATCTCTGCGGGATGCAATGACACCGGTCAAGTGTAAAGACCTGAGAGAGGAAAGTGAGAGAGTACATCACTATACAGGACACCAGGACAGAATAGATCTAACTGTAAGAAgtaaaagtcaaaataaaaactgataattagtatacacattatatatacacacacacacacacatattatatatattttatattttctatattgaTTTTCTAAAGTGTTTTATCTGTATTTTGAGTAACGGAAATTATAAGATTATTTCCTGCCATTACATTTTCCATTTCTGTATAATCAACTATACACTGTGGGTGGATttcaatcaaaaggttgtgatcCCCAAACAGGGTATTTTCCAAAAATGTTAGATTAAGGCAGTATGTGTTTAATATGTTGTAactttactttaaataaatttcaTTACTTGAATGAATCTTGGCCAAATCAATAATTTTGGCTGGTAATTTTTTCATCTCTTCCTGTCTGAAGAATTATTTTGTTTCATAGTTGttcaaaatgcatatatattGTAGAAGACTGCTGTATATCTCAAAGGTTGCAGTTAATCGAATTTCTAATctcgattacaattatggatgccacaattacgtaatcgttcgaagtggcaattaatcgttcaaagtccataATACTCTGCGTTTTAAGATATGCttatttttctttctacatgttatcttaagggtttttctgattattgtaattttagttttagtataacattataaataccattcatatttttacttttttataatttaaagaagaaaacaatccgatgtatagttgactaggcttaatactatagaaaagcactaaacatTTTTCAGTTATAGTGTTTTGagcttttatattttcatataaaaatacagcatgcagttgcatcaaaaaATTGCATAAACATCATTcgatgtaaattgtgataattgtaattaataatcgcaattacaatttcaagagaATGGAAAgagattatgatttttgtcataatcttgCAGCCCTATATACAGTGCATAGCACTTCATATTTTACTAAAAGGTATCTGTCTTGAATATGTGTCATTAAAACAGTAGATGTTCCaactgtgacaacttaccccatataGTCTGAACACATGCCCTGCTATAAGGTAGATTTCTATATAGTGTGCTAAATTAATTTTATGGCAATAATGGTGGACATTGTCAGTAGCATCTTGTAGTCTGCAAGACTACATTGTGAGGATCAAGTTCCTCAGACAATTAATAACATCACTAATAAAAAGTTAATGAACGGGCCAAATAATGATTTCATTAAAATGCCAAATGAATCTTTTGGAGGTGTCTCAATAACAAATTGGACATCCAGGGCAATTTCTTACTCaaatggtttactaaaataataaatggaTGTATTACCAACCCAGCAAACACAGTTCACAGAATGCTAAATTAATCGAGCTAGTCATTAAATATAAATGCCTGTCAAGCAATGCCTGTTTATAGGCCTACAGTATAAACCTCAAAATATTCCgctcaaataaacaaaacaaataacgtTAACTCTCAGGAAGTTGAAACTTAATTTGAACCGAgttaaatgtagtttttaaagGGGCTTTGggcatattttagtttatttatcaaATCTATTCTAAAAATTATCTTATATTTCTTTCTGTTAGatgtacatttatacaaaaaactctgcaacttattttaaaatataggctaggcctaaaaaacatttacaatacttGTCATCGTGTCGGCTTTGTGGGTTGTCGACAAGTTGTTACTAAGCGGTTGCTTGGGCGTTTAGGGAGGTTATTTAATGTGTCAAAAAAAAGAGTTTGAGCACTAATGTGCGAGTAGTAGTAATGGACATACTTGCCTTAGTAAACAACAGCACTCCGAGTTCGTGTCACTGTCACATTCAGAAGACCTATGTGTACTGTAGTCATTGATCAGCCAATCAGCGCTCAGCACACATCCAGATGCTCTTGGCTGAGAGAAGCGCGCAGCAAAACAACGCGAGATCTTCAGGCTAGAGAGAGATTCATCGAGAGGAACCGTAACACCGGCGAGCAAGAACCCGATTCTGCCTTTGCGGATCCGCTGGACAAAGCGAAAGGCTTTCATGCTCTTGAGACTGCACAGAAACATCACAGGTGAATGATACGTTCATCTGCTGCCGTCAAATGGCTTCAGAACGGCTTCACACAGGCTGTGAATAAGAGACTGGATGACGTCACCTCTGCCGCTGCTTTCTTTCAGTCCGTAAATGTTTTATCGTTTTGGTTCAGTGTAAATGACCGGCTACTCTATTAATTATACAGTGTTGGGTGAAAGTCAACTACCGTGGGTCCTACTGTATTAGACTGAGCACTATACCTCACCCAATAAGGTTTGTGTGTGGGCATTGGTGATGTCCtattcaatatttaataatactgtaCATGCATATGAAATAGAATTGGTTTGGTTTGCCTCTGTTTATAATCATTTGGTTCTGTTATGTCAGTTCTGCCAccctaatatttatttgttttgtctgtaGCTTGCTGTAGGTATGACATTAACAAGGGGCTCCTTCACTTATTCCAGTGGAGAAGAATATACCGGAGAATGGAAGGAAGGCAAGATATTTCAGAAACACTTTACACTGCTTTGaattttcaatactttttttgatacattttcttaaatgtgttttatatgtttaacttttattcattattaaaaaaaaatacagatacaaaaaaaattctatctACCAATAAGATCTGACATTCTGTGATTGCTACAGAAAATATCAGCATAATTGTTTTTACTTGTGCTGTATATCTGAAAATGTTGAAACCTTATGAAAGAGGTTTATAACTGTCAGATTTAATGTTATCTTATATTAATCtatattgtttcttttatttatgaTCTGAGGACAGTTTGTTTTAAGGGTAGTGACTGATCGAGTtatattttattgattaaatgttaaatgaaaagcTTACAATAGGCTGTTTAATGGCAGGTTTGCGTTGTGATAACACTTttggctattattattttttagccaAAACTTTAAGGTATATGTCTTATTAAATTTACCCTAGGCTGATAAATATTCACTAGAgaaaaaagtgtgacaactagccccagccCCGTCCCActacatatattatttttaaataatatgataatGATAAATTATCATTATGAGCATTGAGAATAGCTGGATGGCTGAAACGTCTGCTCTTGCTCTAATAAAATGATTGATTCTTTTTGTTAAAGACTttgtctagtttttcagagtgcgaACCATCAACAGTCTCTACTACATATATTAACATGCTTAAACATGTTCACAAGATTTGTGTTTTTCTGATTACTACGGGAATTGTGGTCGGCATGGCTTGAGGTGGTGGTAGCACACTGCTTAATGATCCAAACTGCTTATGTAATAAATGCAGGTGCGATCTCAAGTAGGAATGACATTCTAATTATAGTACTAATTATCGGAGCCTTTAACACACTAGAGAGCGGTCCATAGAATTCGTCTATTGGATGAAAACTCAATGTTCATTTAAGCAGCAGTGTGATTGCTGTGCAGGTCGGCGGCACGGTAAAGGCGAGCTGAAGTTTGCTGATGGCACCTGTTATAAAGGTCATTTTGAGAATGGCCTGTTTCATGGATCAGGGGTGTTAATCTTTCCCGATGGATCCAGGTGAGTGACCATGTGATCAGATTCAAAATACATACTTACTTAAACGGAGATGAACATGTTGGCAGTGACACGGTGACCCTATTTAGGAGGTGAACACCACTATTTCTAATTAACAGGTACGAGGGTGAATTCGCCCAGGGAAAATTCCAAGGGGTCGGAATCTTCAGCAGGTTTGACGGGATGAAATTTGAAGGAGAATTCAAAAGTGGCCGTGTAGAAGGATATGGTAAATATTCCACCTTAATTTGACAATAGCTTTGTTTACATGCACCCAAATGATGTGTTTATAATCTGAATAATAAACTGAAGGGAGTGGCCTTGTGGAcagtgttgcgtgatatctcgtGCCATTTGAATCCCAGCTCGAGAACCTTTCCCAATCCCAACcccgtctctttctctctcacttagCTTCCCGTCTCCTCTAACATCTCCTatcataataaaaattaaaaaacgcCCAAATTAagcgaggaaaaaaaaaagaattctttaGGAAACACACACCTGACTGAGCTCTATCCGAATTCAATTTTTTATCTGATTGAAAGGCAGGTGTAGACCTGAAATAAACCgataagcagaaaaaaaataggcATGCAAATGCTTGAATCTGACAATTttcttaattagattaaaaaatccCACACGTACATGCGTAGTGCCACGAATTGTAAGTTTACATAATTTTCCATCTTGCAGACTTGCATATGTTTATTTACGCTTCACATTTTAGAAACTTGTTGGTGGCTAacgggcgattctaggattttcattttagtgGGCCTCAGCCCCAATGagggtgtatgtatgtgtgtgtgtatatatatatatgtttgactAATAGTGGTGGTATACTAAACTTATTGCAGTATTCCACTGTATTGGATAGCCTATAACATTTGAGTACTGAATAAGCAAAATTCatgatctttctctctctcacacacacgtttactgtacaaacaaaatgttactgtttgcatttctagtACAACCCTGTTTCCTTAGCTAAAGTATGCAAACCTTTATGACACATGCATTGGAATTATCCTCCtgagaggataaaaaaaaaaatgtattttttccatgtcattacattgtttagtgcataagaaaagaaattgaaagataatatgtaaatataagtTATGCTATATCCTCTGTAGAGAATACCAGGactctaaaaaaattaaaatgacatgaaTAGACATGAAAAGGCAAGAACAatgggattttatttttttaaatcaccaatcAATTTTTAGGTTTCTGGATTTTTTTATACCATACTTTGTAGAAGgatgattctcaactatgttataaAAGATATAACAAAATGATTTGATATACCATTTTACTTTATGCAGCATGTGTGTAAAATTTCCATAAACTGGTTTTCCCAATAAACACAATGTGATCTATACACTTTACTTAATTTGCACATTAATGTGCTGTTGGGACAGCATGttgaaaaaataagtaataatgggagtaataattggacagattttcataataatatctaTTATTTCATAAGAATATtgatatatgatttatttcttattcagTAGTCGTGTCTCCCAAAATgcataataaacatgcttttagtcctGATGTCCAGATGTGTATAAAATCTATATCCTGTTTAATAACAggaagtcatattttgatttgaaaccctataacattttcctgagatgGTGATTTATGACAAACTAAATCTTTACTAactatttgcaaaaaataaaaagagacagagagaagctttatgtagcttttttttcttttctttttttaaagaaatgtcatcaaataaaaaaacatttactaattCTGACTGATGAAAAATTGTGCATGTAAAAATACAGACAGATTTACTCTTgcatatccaccttattttgaaATGTGGAAGTAAGagattttctgtgaatgtgtgagacttcAGATTCAGATAACTAAAAGAATAACAAATGGTAAAActatttgcactacaaaccagcgCATTCATGATAAGAAGTAAGTTTGCAATGTAAGGCAGCATAACAGctgtttttaatgaataaatatgttttttttttcatagggcTGCTGACATTTCCAGATGGTTCCCATGGTGCTCCGCGAAATGAGGGAGTGTTTGAGAACAACAAGCTTCAGAAACGTGAAAAGTGTCAGGCTGTGGTGCAGAGAGCCAAGAACTCAGCATCCACTGCCCGCGGCCTCTCTGTATGACAGACTGACCTCAGTGAGAGCACCCCTAACTGTGGCTTTCAGATCAGGCAGGGTCACAAGTTAAGAAGTCAAAGCAGACTGTGGATCTGCGTTCAGGGGTGATCTCTGCCGTCGCCAAACAACGGAGCTCAAAAATATGTGAGACCCATCAGACCCTCAGGGATGGAGCAAAGTGTTTCGATTCCACACGCCTCTGTTTCTCTCACACTGTTGCTCTGCCTTGGTTTCCTCTGTGGCTTAAAACATCACAAAATTCTGTATGTTTGTTATGGAGGCATGGATAAACTCAAGTCACCATCGGAGGCATTGCAGGTACAGAGGCCTGTCACGTGAAGATTTTCTTGGTAAATATATGAAATTTGCCTTTGTGAGTCTGCGATTGTATCACTTGTGTTTGACTGTATTGTTACTATTGTAACTGTCTGTTTGTTTGAATCAACATATTCTTTATTGCACATTTGCCTTAGTTATTGCATTAAAAGTCAATATTGCTGGATTAAAATCTTTTTACTGATATACAACAGCGGTGACGGGAATCTTAATATcttattaatttgttaatttcattcatttacaATGAGTACGTGTAATTGACTAACACATTATGTGATATTATGACTCTTTTTAGTTGTATTTTTCTTGTACATTACAGAAAactatttgaaattatttaaaagtatttggTCATTGGGCAGATATACATTCACTTCAGATATTTGATGACTGATTTATGTGTGTTTACTTTATTTTCCAAACTGACTGCTAATGGTTCACTATTCCCATCATTCACAGTGTCAGACAGAAGCCTTAGTCACTATCATCTGAAATCTACTGACACCAAAAAGCATTTTGCACTGTTATTTTTTGAGCAGAGAATCAAAAGACTGAcatgaaaaataaagtgaaataaaagtcagaaacaaaaaacacctgatctaaatttgatgtttcatttttttaatcctcCTTTTTCTTTCATGATAACATTTTATGTTCtaatttagtatattttaaaatgcaacttatTTCTGTGAAAGCAACGCTGAattttgtgtcacatgatccttaaaaaaattattccaatatgctgatttggtgctttacaaatatttcctatcaatgctgaaaacagttgcttaacattttttcaggaatctttgataaCTAGAAAGTTCTAAGGAACAAAATTTCTTTATAATTAAGATCTTTTGTAACTgttcataaatgtattttactgtCACATCAGTTTAAATGCATTAATGCTAATTAAAAGcagtcttttttttgtttgttttggaaataaaataaatggcacTGACCCCAGAGATTCATCCAAATTAATTCCTTAGTACATAACCATTTATATTTGAACATGTGTAGCCTGTTATTCCTCTCTCAAGAATAAGTTAACAGAATATTAACGGCACAGAGCACTTATCCACCactaccgtgtgtgtgtgtgactaaaaGCTTTCTAATCATAGAACAACTGAGTGCTTTAGACAAGCGATTCACAGGCACACTGTGATGTTTCTATCTGCGAGACTGCCAGTGACACACAGGGAAACCCTTCATGACAACAGGCCAAAAGATCAGTTTGGGAACTGGATGAGCCAGACCATGGATTACATCTCTAATACAGCAGCAAAACACACACCTAGTAACTACAAAGAGAAGAGCTGGATTGTTGATTCATAAACAACCTTATATTGGGG encodes the following:
- the morn4 gene encoding MORN repeat-containing protein 4, which codes for MTLTRGSFTYSSGEEYTGEWKEGRRHGKGELKFADGTCYKGHFENGLFHGSGVLIFPDGSRYEGEFAQGKFQGVGIFSRFDGMKFEGEFKSGRVEGYGLLTFPDGSHGAPRNEGVFENNKLQKREKCQAVVQRAKNSASTARGLSV